From a single Tachypleus tridentatus isolate NWPU-2018 chromosome 6, ASM421037v1, whole genome shotgun sequence genomic region:
- the LOC143252902 gene encoding uncharacterized protein LOC143252902 gives MALRSCKHSPDAFCYVCGQFIKTRVKKYPMTASAKMYEVYKAYFGMLVGNQNKPWAPHFTCEHCKKTLEGWYRGEKRTMKFSISLVDLQKVFPPLHMKLGLMKQFVTAFDKESAAVKYL, from the exons atggcattaagaagctgcaagcattctccagatgcgttctgctatgtatgtggccaatttatcaagacaagagtgaaaaagtaccctatgacagcatctgctaaaatgtatgaagtctacaaggcatatttcggcatgcttgttggaaatcaaaacaaaccctgggcacctcattttacctgcgagcactgcaaaaaaactctagaag gatggtacagaggggaaaagagaacCATGAAGTTTTCTATttcactagtggacctccagaaggtgttccCACCATTACACATGAAATTGGGtctcatgaaacaatttgtcacagcttttgataaggagtctgcagccgtcaagtacctttga